The following proteins are encoded in a genomic region of Triticum dicoccoides isolate Atlit2015 ecotype Zavitan chromosome 1B, WEW_v2.0, whole genome shotgun sequence:
- the LOC119310917 gene encoding late embryogenesis abundant protein At3g53040-like: MASQQQSRKDAVSKREEGGQGGFSLEEIGKFRAEAQQNSADAIRAAQERYNQNLQHGGAAARAAVTVTQAPGATVVSYQEHKALPEGAQQGRAAHGQGANAPAGGTTAASRGTEKQHAAKQEEGRGHGTGHKEQKGSAAVTRATEGGHDKQGRESAARGTNATAGAAAASSRGDEKQHHTKEEEGRGHGTGHREQKGSAAVTHATEDRGKEGDSAAASARGAKDAAMHALGITGEQTVAKGAGAHGAQVRGHDTGHKEQKGSDSAARKLGSTGDYAAAKGAQAKDAGAHGAQVAAGETKEATATAAEYAKQAAAKAKDVTVSTGGTAAEYAKTAAEKAREAALAAGKTTAEYTQQAAVKGKDVTVSTGGTAAEYAKTAAEKAKDTALAAGKTTADYTQQAAVKTKDVTLSTAAQAAQKAKEVTAVTAQKVAEYTKEMAEHGKTAAAQAEEKAKEAAARAADKAEEPGFDTGTQATDKAKSTAAGAADKTRDTAAQTMDKAKDVTGDTGNRTGSMAAQVKDTTGAMAQKATDTAAYIKDSVTGAAGGTADKARDTTEQTMGRAKDATGDTGNRTGSMAAQVKDATGAMVQKAGDTATYIKDSVTGAAGGAVDKTRDATSQVAQKAGEATNRAVETGKSATGGGTTKAKGEGTEDTKIVEDVLEVVGATVEAVGATVTGLAQHTKGIVAGEEELIPVEGEAGKVAGAGEGRKKSE, translated from the exons ATGGCGTCGCAGCAGCAGAGCAGGAAGGACGCCGTGTCGAAGCGGGAGGAAGGCGGCCAGGGCGGCTTCAGCCTGGAGGAGATCGGCAAGTTCCGCGCCGAGGCGCAGCAGAACTCGGCGGACGCCATCCGCGCCGCGCAGGAGCGGTACAACCAGAACCTGCAGCACGGCGgcgccgccgccagggcggcgGTGACCGTCACCCAGGCGCCCGGCGCCACGGTGGTCTCCTACCAGGAGCACAAGGCCCTTCCCGAGGGCGCCCAGCAGGGCCGCGCGGCGCACGGTCAGGGCGCCAACGCGCCGGCAGGGGGCACCACGGCGGCGTCTCGGGGCACCGAGAAGCAGCACGCCGCGAAGCAGGAGGAGGGCCGCGGGCATGGCACGGGCCACAAGGAGCAGAAGGGCTCGGCGGCAGTCACCCGCGCCACCGAGGGCGGCCACGACAAGCAGGGCAGAGAGAGCGCCGCGCGCGGCACCAACGCTACGGCAGGCGCCGCGGCGGCCTCATCTCGGGGCGATGAGAAGCAGCACCacacgaaggaggaggagggccgtGGGCATGGCACGGGCCACAGGGAGCAGAAGGGTTCGGCAGCAGTCACCCACGCCACTGAGGACAGGGGCAAGGAGGGCGACTCGGCAGCCGCCTCTGCGCGCGGCGCCAAGGACGCGGCCATGCACGCGCTCGGCATCACGGGAGAACAAACTGTGGCGAAGGGAGCCGGTGCGCATGGCGCACAGGTCCGTGGGCATGATACGGGCCACAAGGAGCAGAAGGGCTCAGACTCGGCCGCGCGCAAGCTCGGCTCCACTGGAGACTACGCTGCAGCCAAGGGAGCCCAAGCCAAGGATGCCGGCGCGCATGGCGCGCAGGTCGCCGCGGGCGAGACGAAGGAGGCCACGGCTACCGCCGCCGAGTACGCCAAGCAGGCGGCAGCAAAG GCCAAGGACGTCACGGTGAGCACCGGCGGGACGGCCGCGGAGTACGCCAAGACGGCCGCCGAGAAGGCGAGGGAGGCGGCTCTGGCGGCCGGAAAGACGACGGCCGAGTACACGCAGCAGGCGGCGGTGAAGGGCAAGGACGTCACTGTCTCCACGGGCGGGACGGCCGCGGAGTACGCCAAGACGGCCGCCGAGAAGGCCAAGGATACCGCGCTGGCGGCCGGCAAGACGACGGCAGATTACACTCAGCAGGCGGCGGTGAAAACCAAGGACGTGACGCTGTCCACGGCCGCGCAAGCGGCGCAGAAGGCCAAGGAGGTGACCGCGGTCACGGCGCAGAAGGTGGCGGAGTACACGAAGGAGATGGCGGAGCATGGGAAGACCGCTGCCGCCCAGGCCGAGGAGAAGGCCAAGGAGGCCGCAGCCCGCGCCGCCGACAAGGCGGAGGAGCCGGGCTTCGACACGGGCACACAGGCCACGGACAAAGCCAAGAGCACAGCCGCAGGGGCGGCGGACAAGACCCGCGACACGGCCGCGCAAACCATGGACAAGGCCAAGGACGTAACTGGAGACACGGGGAACAGGACCGGAAGCATGGCTGCGCAGGTGAAGGACACGACCGGAGCCATGGCGCAGAAGGCCACTGATACGGCCGCGTACATCAAGGACTCGGTAACGGGCGCAGCAGGAGGCACGGCGGACAAGGCCCGCGACACCACCGAGCAAACAATGGGCAGGGCCAAGGACGCCACCGGAGACACGGGGAACAGGACCGGGAGCATGGCCGCCCAGGTGAAGGACGCGACAGGAGCCATGGTGCAGAAGGCCGGCGACACGGCCACGTACATCAAGGACTCGGTGACGGGCGCGGCGGGAGGCGCCGTGGACAAGACCCGGGACGCCACGTCGCAGGTCGCGCAGAAGGCAGGGGAGGCGACGAACAGGGCGGTGGAGACCGGCAAAAGCGCCACCGGCGGCGGCACGACCAAGGCGAAG GGTGAAGGCACCGAAGACACCAAGATCGTGGAAGACGTGCTGGAGGTGGTGGGCGCGACCGTGGAGGCGGTGGGCGCGACCGTGACCGGGCTAGCGCAGCACACCAAggggatcgtcgccggcgaagaggAGCTCATCCCGGTCGAGGGGGAGGCGGGGAAGGTCGCCGGAGCCGGCGAGGGCAGGAAGAAATCCGAGTGA